In Caloramator mitchellensis, one DNA window encodes the following:
- a CDS encoding carbon starvation CstA family protein: protein MLSFLGGIAVLILGYFIYGNYIEKLFGIDENRKTPAFTMQDGVDYVPMPTWKVFLIQLLNIAGLGPIFGAIQGALFGPAAFLWIALGSIFAGAVHDYLSGMISIRHKGASLSEIQGVYLGKKIQNVMRIFTVVLLVLVGVVFVTGPAKLLAAITPDYMTLTFWVVTVFVYYFLATILPIDVIIGRLYPIFGIALVVMAIGVGGGLVLNGYHIPEIQLVNMHPKNLPLFPMMFITIACGAISGFHATQSPLMARCMVNEKEGRKVFYGSMIAEGIIAMVWAAAGMAFYGDVQGLAATLGKVGPSGAVLEITKTLLGPIGGVLAMLGVIACPITSGDTAFRGARLMIADMINFKQEKVSKRLMLAAPLFAVGIALTFINFDIIWRYFAWANQTLAMVTLWAAAVYLVKKGKNHWVATVPATFMSYVSSSYILQAKEGFKLASSISNMAGIVIAAALFAIFMTQGKKFATTIKLEETA, encoded by the coding sequence ATGTTATCATTTTTAGGCGGAATCGCTGTTCTTATTTTAGGTTATTTTATCTATGGAAATTACATTGAAAAACTTTTTGGTATTGATGAAAACAGAAAAACACCAGCTTTTACAATGCAGGACGGTGTTGACTATGTTCCAATGCCTACATGGAAGGTTTTCTTAATTCAGCTACTTAACATTGCAGGTTTGGGACCAATATTTGGTGCCATTCAGGGTGCTCTATTTGGACCTGCAGCATTTTTATGGATTGCTTTAGGAAGCATATTTGCTGGAGCAGTCCATGACTACTTATCAGGAATGATTTCAATCAGACACAAGGGTGCAAGCTTATCTGAAATCCAAGGTGTATATCTTGGAAAGAAAATTCAAAACGTAATGAGAATATTTACAGTCGTTCTTTTAGTTCTTGTAGGTGTTGTATTCGTTACAGGCCCTGCAAAACTACTTGCAGCAATAACTCCTGATTATATGACATTAACCTTCTGGGTTGTTACAGTATTCGTTTATTATTTCCTTGCAACCATCTTGCCAATAGATGTAATAATTGGAAGATTATACCCTATTTTTGGTATTGCGCTTGTAGTAATGGCAATTGGAGTGGGTGGAGGACTTGTATTAAATGGATACCATATTCCAGAAATTCAACTAGTTAATATGCATCCTAAAAACTTACCTCTTTTCCCAATGATGTTTATAACAATAGCTTGTGGTGCAATTTCAGGTTTCCATGCTACTCAATCACCACTTATGGCAAGATGTATGGTTAATGAAAAAGAAGGAAGAAAAGTATTCTACGGTTCAATGATAGCAGAAGGTATAATAGCTATGGTTTGGGCTGCAGCAGGTATGGCATTCTATGGTGACGTTCAAGGGCTTGCAGCAACATTAGGAAAAGTTGGTCCAAGCGGTGCTGTTCTTGAAATAACAAAGACATTGTTAGGACCAATAGGTGGAGTTCTTGCTATGCTTGGTGTTATCGCATGTCCAATAACTTCAGGAGATACAGCATTCAGAGGTGCAAGACTTATGATTGCTGATATGATAAACTTTAAGCAAGAAAAAGTATCAAAGAGATTGATGCTTGCTGCTCCTTTATTTGCAGTAGGTATAGCATTAACATTTATTAACTTTGATATAATCTGGAGATACTTTGCATGGGCAAACCAAACTCTTGCAATGGTTACACTCTGGGCAGCTGCTGTTTATCTTGTTAAGAAGGGTAAAAATCACTGGGTTGCTACAGTTCCAGCAACATTTATGTCGTATGTAAGTTCAAGCTACATTCTTCAAGCAAAGGAAGGATTTAAGCTTGCATCATCTATTTCAAATATGGCTGGTATAGTAATTGCAGCAGCTCTATTTGCAATATTTATGACTCAGGGAAAGAAATTTGCAACTACTATTAAGTTAGAAGAAACTGCATAA
- a CDS encoding DUF362 domain-containing protein, whose translation MAKSKVYFTDLRTKPGNNMLDKLEKLVKTAGIEKIDFKNQYVAIKIHFGEPGNLAYIRPNYAARIVRLIKQLGGKPFLTDANTLYTGRRHNAVDHLDAAYENGYNPLTVGCQIIIADGLKGTEYREIEVDLKHTKSAKIGSAIADADIIISMNHFKGHEMTGFGGALKNIGMGSGSRGGKLFMHSSSKPIIKIKNCVGCGLCVRSCAHFAITLNDNRKATIDYEKCVGCGQCVAVCQYDAAQVKWDEAAVIASEKIAEYTYAVLKDKPHFHINFIMDVSPNCDCWSNNDMPLIPNLGIAASFDPVALDKACADMVNNAPALHGCVLDEVEHVHVDGHDDKFTSIYHKTDWRAALRHGEEIGLGSLEYELIKI comes from the coding sequence ATGGCAAAATCAAAAGTATACTTTACAGACTTAAGAACCAAACCAGGCAACAATATGCTTGATAAGCTTGAAAAACTAGTTAAAACTGCTGGAATTGAAAAAATCGATTTTAAAAATCAATACGTAGCTATAAAGATTCATTTTGGTGAACCTGGAAATCTTGCGTATATAAGACCAAACTATGCAGCAAGAATAGTCAGACTTATTAAACAGCTTGGTGGTAAACCATTCTTAACCGATGCAAATACTCTTTATACTGGAAGAAGGCATAATGCTGTTGACCATCTTGATGCAGCATATGAAAATGGATACAATCCACTAACAGTAGGATGCCAAATAATTATTGCAGATGGTTTAAAGGGAACAGAATATAGAGAAATTGAAGTAGATTTGAAGCATACTAAATCAGCCAAAATAGGTTCTGCAATTGCTGATGCAGATATTATTATTTCGATGAATCACTTCAAGGGGCACGAAATGACTGGATTTGGCGGTGCTTTAAAAAACATTGGAATGGGTTCAGGCTCAAGAGGCGGAAAACTGTTTATGCACTCTTCTTCAAAGCCTATTATAAAAATTAAAAATTGCGTTGGGTGTGGATTATGCGTTCGAAGCTGTGCACATTTTGCCATTACTTTAAATGATAATAGAAAAGCTACTATAGATTATGAAAAATGTGTTGGATGCGGACAATGTGTTGCAGTATGTCAATATGATGCGGCACAGGTTAAATGGGATGAGGCAGCAGTTATTGCGAGTGAAAAGATTGCAGAATATACATACGCAGTATTAAAAGACAAACCACATTTCCATATAAACTTTATAATGGATGTATCTCCAAATTGCGACTGCTGGTCAAACAACGACATGCCATTGATTCCTAATCTTGGAATTGCAGCATCCTTTGACCCTGTTGCGCTGGATAAGGCATGTGCTGATATGGTAAATAACGCTCCAGCACTTCATGGTTGCGTTCTTGATGAAGTTGAACATGTTCATGTAGATGGACATGATGATAAATTTACAAGTATTTATCATAAAACAGATTGGAGAGCTGCTCTAAGACACGGAGAAGAAATTGGACTTGGAAGTTTGGAATATGAGCTTATAAAAATATGA
- a CDS encoding LytR/AlgR family response regulator transcription factor → MSNIRCIIVEDEIPAILELKYILQEYECMDIIKEFYDGKSALDWMIKNDIDVIFLDINMPNMGGLDLAKEILKLEKDIHLVFITAHEDFALNAFELGAIDYILKPYNEKRIEKTILRIKEHVFDRKKSESDVARKIEKIISKINMPAKVKKIACEYKGKTLLVDLEDIYYCFIEDEETYVKTKDISYLTNYNLNELEEKTGFFRIHRSFIVNLNKIKEIYPWFNGTYKITMDDIQKSELQVSRSRVKELKEALNI, encoded by the coding sequence ATGAGCAATATACGATGCATAATAGTTGAAGATGAGATTCCAGCAATTTTGGAATTGAAGTATATACTGCAAGAATATGAATGCATGGATATAATAAAAGAATTTTATGATGGAAAATCTGCACTTGATTGGATGATTAAGAATGATATCGATGTCATTTTCTTAGATATCAACATGCCTAACATGGGTGGGTTAGATTTAGCTAAGGAGATATTAAAACTTGAAAAAGATATTCATCTTGTTTTTATTACAGCTCATGAGGATTTTGCTTTAAATGCATTTGAACTAGGAGCTATCGATTATATATTAAAGCCCTATAATGAAAAGAGAATAGAAAAGACTATATTACGCATAAAAGAGCATGTTTTTGATAGAAAAAAGAGCGAATCAGATGTAGCTAGAAAAATTGAAAAAATCATTAGTAAGATTAATATGCCTGCTAAAGTAAAGAAAATCGCATGTGAGTATAAAGGGAAAACTTTGTTAGTAGATTTAGAAGATATATATTATTGCTTTATAGAAGATGAGGAGACCTACGTTAAAACTAAAGACATTAGCTATTTGACTAATTATAATCTGAATGAATTGGAAGAAAAGACGGGATTTTTTAGAATACACAGAAGTTTCATCGTCAATTTGAATAAAATAAAGGAGATCTATCCATGGTTTAATGGAACATATAAAATCACAATGGATGATATTCAAAAATCAGAGCTTCAGGTAAGCAGATCAAGGGTAAAAGAATTAAAAGAGGCACTAAACATTTAA
- a CDS encoding ferritin, which translates to MVSERLINALNDQYNFELYSAHIYIAMAAYFEEQDLEGFANFFKVQEQEERFHASKFYTYIAEKNGRIKVEGIPTPENEYDSILDVFKKALEHEHKVTARIYNLMNIAMEEKEHATVSFLKWFVDEQTEEEATFNKIIKKLERIKDDPNGIYMLDAELAQRVFTPPVNTNA; encoded by the coding sequence ATGGTATCAGAAAGACTTATAAATGCACTAAACGACCAATACAATTTTGAACTTTATTCAGCACATATATATATTGCAATGGCTGCATATTTTGAAGAACAAGATTTAGAGGGATTTGCTAATTTCTTTAAGGTTCAAGAGCAAGAAGAAAGATTCCATGCATCAAAATTCTATACATATATTGCAGAGAAGAATGGAAGAATTAAAGTAGAAGGAATTCCTACTCCAGAAAATGAATACGATTCAATTTTAGATGTATTTAAGAAAGCATTGGAGCATGAGCATAAAGTAACTGCTAGGATATACAATTTAATGAACATAGCTATGGAAGAAAAGGAACATGCAACAGTCAGCTTTTTGAAATGGTTTGTCGACGAGCAAACTGAAGAAGAAGCGACATTTAACAAGATAATTAAAAAGCTTGAGAGAATTAAAGATGACCCTAATGGTATATACATGCTTGATGCAGAACTTGCACAAAGAGTATTTACTCCTCCAGTTAATACTAATGCATGA
- a CDS encoding carbon starvation CstA family protein has translation MNSLWLVIIGAILFFAAYTLYGGYLAKQWGIDPKRQTPSHTKYDGIDYVPANSKVLLGHHFASIAGAGPIAGPIQAAIFGWLPVYLWIIIGGIFVGGVHDFGSLLASIRHEGKSIGEIIEANVGRKGKLLFNIFAWLTLVLIVAAFTDIVASAFAYNPQVQGYQSGPAAATSSMLFMILAVTFGFMVYRKNYGLAVSTVVGVTLLFLAVWIGYKFPFVALSKNAWYAILLIYIFLASTLPVWLLLQPRDYLNSFMLYAMLLGGLLGIFVMHPTLQLSAFKGFTVTTKAGAQYLFPILFVTVACGAISGFHSLVSSGTSAKQIDKEEDAKLVGYGAMLIESMVAIVALISIAYVSKAEGTPAVIFASGVATFMSSFGIPLEFGKVFIILAFTAFALTSLDTATRLGRYIFQELFESVAGKGSVWTNMYTATIATIVASGLLLLYGYQKIWPIFGSANQMLAALALLALTAWLLRLGKNILVTLLPMIFMFAVTLTALVVLMKNYFIAKNFVLVVVAAILFILAVVLIFETYNVLKTKKSSKDIKA, from the coding sequence ATGAATTCACTCTGGCTTGTTATTATTGGCGCAATCCTATTTTTTGCCGCTTATACTCTATACGGAGGATACCTGGCAAAGCAGTGGGGTATTGACCCTAAAAGACAAACTCCATCCCACACAAAATACGACGGAATTGACTATGTTCCAGCCAACTCAAAGGTTTTATTAGGGCACCATTTTGCATCAATTGCAGGGGCAGGACCTATAGCAGGACCTATTCAAGCTGCTATATTTGGTTGGCTACCAGTTTATCTTTGGATTATTATAGGTGGAATTTTTGTAGGGGGTGTCCATGACTTTGGTTCACTTTTGGCATCGATTCGACACGAAGGTAAATCAATTGGAGAAATAATTGAAGCTAACGTAGGACGCAAAGGAAAACTGCTCTTCAACATTTTTGCATGGTTGACTCTTGTGCTTATAGTTGCTGCATTTACAGATATTGTTGCTTCTGCATTCGCATATAACCCTCAGGTTCAAGGGTATCAATCTGGACCTGCTGCAGCAACTTCATCAATGTTATTTATGATACTTGCTGTTACATTTGGATTTATGGTTTATAGAAAGAATTATGGCTTGGCTGTGTCAACAGTTGTAGGAGTAACTTTACTATTCCTTGCAGTATGGATAGGATATAAATTCCCATTTGTTGCACTTTCTAAAAATGCGTGGTATGCAATCTTATTAATCTACATCTTCCTTGCATCAACACTACCAGTTTGGCTACTACTTCAACCGAGAGATTATTTAAATTCATTCATGTTATATGCAATGCTTCTTGGAGGTCTATTAGGTATATTTGTAATGCATCCAACATTACAACTTTCGGCGTTTAAGGGATTTACAGTCACGACAAAGGCTGGGGCTCAATATTTGTTCCCAATTTTATTTGTAACAGTAGCATGTGGTGCTATTTCAGGTTTCCATTCACTTGTGAGTTCAGGAACTTCAGCTAAACAAATAGATAAAGAAGAAGATGCAAAGTTAGTAGGATATGGTGCTATGCTAATTGAAAGTATGGTAGCAATAGTGGCTCTAATATCAATAGCTTATGTATCTAAGGCAGAAGGGACGCCTGCAGTTATATTTGCTAGCGGTGTAGCAACTTTTATGAGTAGTTTTGGTATCCCACTTGAATTTGGAAAGGTATTCATAATTTTGGCGTTTACAGCTTTTGCACTAACAAGTCTTGACACAGCTACAAGACTTGGAAGGTATATATTCCAGGAATTATTTGAATCAGTAGCTGGAAAGGGTTCAGTCTGGACGAATATGTATACTGCAACAATCGCGACAATTGTAGCTTCGGGGCTATTGCTTCTCTATGGTTATCAAAAGATATGGCCAATATTTGGTTCAGCTAATCAAATGCTTGCGGCTTTGGCATTGCTTGCACTAACAGCATGGTTATTAAGACTTGGTAAGAATATTTTAGTAACACTGCTTCCAATGATATTTATGTTTGCAGTCACACTAACTGCATTGGTTGTATTAATGAAGAACTATTTTATAGCAAAGAATTTTGTGCTTGTAGTTGTAGCAGCAATTCTATTCATTTTAGCAGTAGTATTGATTTTTGAAACATACAATGTCCTGAAAACTAAGAAGTCATCTAAAGATATAAAGGCTTAA
- a CDS encoding amino acid permease — MENNNTNLKRELGLAAATAIVVGNMIGSGIFMAPQGLAAASNPKATVIAWLITAIGSMFLALSFAKMGAKMPKTGGPIVYTKAAFGQFAAFLIAWTYWVGSWVGNAAIITAFMNYLSYFFPVFGENRALAFVTSSAILWVLTYINYKGVKEAGIVSIVTTVLKIVPLIVFAIIALLHFNPTYFTTVSSSEVAGMSTIPAAIAITLWSFVGLECATIPAGEIKDPERNIKLSTIYGTLITAAIYILISVLAIGAMPQGELANSNAPLADIINFATGGTWGGTFIALGAVISTLGATSGWILVTARSSFAAAEDKMFPAIFAKVHPKYNTPSASLLISGIAANILLVMNYVSSLTAAFNFMLLLATLAFLPAYSFTAAAEMLLLRNKSENFNLWNFIKSSFIALLAFAYSIYAIYGTGAEVVMYGFILMLIGIPFYVYQRIQNKSNMDISDKI; from the coding sequence ATGGAGAACAACAACACTAATTTAAAAAGAGAACTCGGACTTGCTGCTGCTACCGCAATAGTTGTTGGTAATATGATAGGTTCCGGAATCTTCATGGCACCACAGGGACTTGCAGCTGCATCAAATCCTAAAGCAACAGTAATTGCATGGTTAATAACAGCAATTGGCTCAATGTTTTTAGCACTAAGTTTTGCTAAAATGGGCGCAAAGATGCCAAAAACTGGTGGACCAATTGTTTACACAAAGGCTGCATTTGGTCAATTTGCAGCATTCCTAATAGCTTGGACATACTGGGTTGGCTCATGGGTAGGTAATGCCGCGATAATTACAGCCTTCATGAATTATTTATCCTATTTCTTCCCAGTGTTTGGAGAAAACAGAGCTTTAGCATTTGTCACTTCTTCAGCAATTTTGTGGGTATTAACATATATTAATTATAAGGGCGTAAAGGAAGCTGGAATTGTAAGTATAGTTACTACAGTTCTAAAAATAGTTCCATTAATTGTTTTTGCAATAATTGCTTTATTACATTTTAATCCTACTTACTTTACAACAGTATCTTCAAGTGAAGTTGCAGGTATGTCTACTATACCAGCAGCTATAGCAATAACACTATGGTCATTTGTTGGACTTGAATGCGCAACTATTCCAGCAGGAGAAATAAAAGACCCTGAGAGAAATATAAAGCTCAGCACAATTTATGGAACTTTAATCACTGCTGCAATATATATTCTAATAAGCGTTCTTGCAATTGGTGCAATGCCACAGGGTGAGCTTGCAAATTCTAATGCGCCACTTGCTGACATAATTAATTTTGCTACAGGTGGAACCTGGGGAGGAACGTTTATTGCGCTTGGTGCTGTAATATCAACCTTAGGTGCTACTTCAGGCTGGATACTAGTTACTGCAAGAAGTTCATTTGCTGCCGCAGAGGACAAGATGTTCCCAGCGATTTTTGCAAAGGTGCATCCAAAGTATAACACGCCTTCAGCATCGCTTTTAATAAGCGGTATCGCAGCTAATATACTTCTTGTTATGAATTATGTTTCAAGTTTGACGGCTGCTTTTAATTTCATGTTGCTTCTTGCAACTCTTGCATTCTTGCCAGCATATTCTTTTACTGCTGCAGCAGAAATGCTTCTTTTAAGAAATAAATCAGAAAACTTTAACCTCTGGAACTTTATCAAAAGTTCATTTATTGCACTTCTTGCCTTTGCATATTCAATCTATGCAATTTACGGAACTGGTGCAGAAGTTGTAATGTATGGATTCATTCTAATGCTTATAGGAATCCCATTCTATGTATATCAAAGGATTCAAAACAAGTCAAATATGGATATAAGCGATAAAATTTAA
- a CDS encoding LytS/YhcK type 5TM receptor domain-containing protein: MLFLTLFERMSIVALVAYMFTHTPLFKKIYKRRFDVSDKLILIIFFSAFSILGTYLGIRMEGGAIANIRPIGAIVAGYIGGPLVGSAVGLIAGGHRYLLGGYTALACGISTIMEGLTGAFFRSKKGDLSPFVGFISGVIAEFIQMGIILLVSKPYSQALELEREIAFPMIIINSFGVAIFIDIIKNVIKQYNEIGASYALKSLNIAKQTSVYLRKGLDENTAQNVAEIIQKTGEFKGVIIGNRKKVLKYLGEKIDEQILYEDFIEYLQNPAEKIISAKKTKKEQYFYTIPLYTNSELEGFLGIEVDTLDEIDRHFMDFIRELAELLSVQLEIHKLNKKAEMAVVSELKALRAQIHPHFLFNALNTIASFCRINPMKAKDLILDLSNYFRGTLKTEEFVPLSKEIELIEAYLNIEKARFGDRINIEYRIDDSILDYYIPHFILQPIVENAIKHGLTTKSDGGEIIIKVCEIGDRLNFEVSDSGVGIDEIKLKRLMKENKGIGLSNVRERIKLIYGNSSKFEIISEYGKGTIVSFTIPKEVQHEQYTMHNS, from the coding sequence GTGCTATTCTTAACGCTGTTTGAAAGAATGTCTATAGTTGCTTTAGTTGCATATATGTTCACCCATACGCCATTATTTAAAAAGATATATAAAAGGCGGTTTGATGTTAGCGATAAGTTAATACTTATAATATTTTTTAGTGCCTTTTCTATATTAGGAACTTATCTTGGAATAAGGATGGAGGGTGGAGCAATAGCTAATATAAGACCAATAGGTGCAATCGTTGCAGGTTATATTGGAGGTCCTTTAGTTGGAAGTGCAGTAGGTTTAATAGCTGGTGGACATAGATATTTGTTAGGCGGATATACTGCGTTAGCATGTGGGATATCGACAATTATGGAAGGCTTGACTGGAGCATTTTTTAGAAGTAAAAAAGGTGATTTGTCTCCCTTTGTTGGATTTATATCAGGGGTAATTGCCGAATTTATTCAAATGGGAATTATTCTGCTTGTATCAAAGCCGTATAGTCAGGCATTAGAACTTGAAAGGGAAATAGCATTTCCAATGATAATAATCAACTCATTTGGTGTTGCAATTTTTATCGATATTATAAAAAATGTAATAAAACAGTATAACGAAATTGGAGCGTCCTATGCTCTAAAATCATTAAATATAGCAAAACAAACATCGGTTTATTTGAGAAAAGGGCTAGATGAAAACACAGCACAAAATGTGGCTGAGATAATTCAAAAAACAGGAGAATTCAAGGGAGTAATTATTGGAAATAGAAAAAAGGTTCTTAAATATTTAGGAGAAAAAATTGACGAACAAATTCTTTATGAAGATTTTATTGAATACTTGCAAAATCCAGCAGAGAAAATAATTTCAGCAAAGAAAACAAAAAAGGAACAATATTTTTACACTATACCGCTTTACACAAACAGTGAATTAGAAGGATTTTTAGGAATAGAAGTTGATACACTAGATGAAATTGATAGACATTTTATGGATTTTATTAGGGAGCTTGCTGAACTATTATCTGTTCAACTTGAGATTCACAAATTAAATAAAAAAGCGGAGATGGCAGTTGTATCAGAGCTTAAAGCTCTAAGGGCGCAGATTCACCCTCATTTCTTATTCAATGCTTTAAATACAATTGCTTCATTCTGTAGAATTAATCCTATGAAGGCAAAGGACTTAATATTAGATTTGTCAAATTATTTTAGAGGAACATTAAAAACTGAAGAATTCGTGCCTCTCTCTAAAGAAATAGAACTCATCGAAGCATACCTAAACATAGAGAAAGCAAGATTCGGTGATAGAATTAATATTGAATATAGAATAGACGATAGCATACTTGATTATTATATCCCACATTTTATTCTACAACCTATAGTTGAAAATGCTATTAAACATGGATTAACAACTAAATCGGATGGTGGAGAAATAATTATTAAGGTTTGTGAAATTGGAGATAGGTTAAATTTTGAAGTTTCAGACTCAGGCGTTGGTATAGATGAGATAAAGTTAAAAAGATTAATGAAGGAAAATAAGGGGATAGGTTTATCTAACGTCAGAGAAAGAATTAAATTAATCTATGGAAATTCATCAAAATTTGAAATAATCTCAGAATATGGAAAAGGAACCATAGTAAGCTTTACTATACCTAAGGAGGTTCAGCATGAGCAATATACGATGCATAATAGTTGA